The following proteins are encoded in a genomic region of Triticum dicoccoides isolate Atlit2015 ecotype Zavitan chromosome 1B, WEW_v2.0, whole genome shotgun sequence:
- the LOC119301650 gene encoding NADH-ubiquinone oxidoreductase chain 3-like: MSEFAPIFIYLVIISLVSLIPLGVPFLFASNSSIYLEKLSAYECGSDPSSDARSRFDIQFYPVPILFIIPDPEVTFSFPWAVPPNKIDLFGSWSMMAFLLILMIGSLFEWQWGASDRE; the protein is encoded by the coding sequence ATGTCGGAATTTGCACCTATTTTTATCTATTTAGTGATCATTTCACTAGTTTCTTTGATTCCACTCGGTGTTCCTTTTCTATTTGCTTCCAATAGTTCGATCTATCTAGAAAAATTGTCGGCCTACGAATGTGGTTCCGATCCCTCCAGTGATGCCAGAAGTCGTTTCGATATACAATTTTATCCGGTTCCTATTTTATTTATTATCCCTGATCCGGaagtcaccttttcttttccttgggCAGTACCTCCTAACAAGATTGATCTGTTTGGATCTTGGTCCATGATGGCCTTTTTATTGATTTTGATGATTGGATCTCTCTTTGAATGGCAATGGGGTGCTTCGGATCGGGAGTAA
- the LOC119301640 gene encoding ribosomal protein S12, mitochondrial-like, with product MPTKNQLIRDGREEKRRTDRTRASDQCPQKQGVCQRVSTRTPKKPNSALRKIEKVRLSNRHDIFAHIPGEGHNSREHSIVLVRGGRVKDLPGVKSHRIRGVKDLLRIPDRRKGRSKYGAERPKSK from the coding sequence ATGCCTACAAAAAATCAATTGATTCGTGATGGTAGAGAAGAAAAACGGCGCACGGACCGTACTCGAGCTTCGGATCAATGTCCCCAGAAGCAAGGAGTATGCCAGCGTGTTTCGACGAGAACACCGAAAAAACCTAATTCAGCTCTACGTAAGATAGAAAAAGTACGGTTGAGCAATCGACATGATATATTTGCTCACATTCCAGGCGAAGGTCATAATTCGCGGGAACATTCTATAGTCTTAGTCAGAGGAGGTAGAGTGAAAGATTTGCCAGGTGTGAAATCCCATCGTATTCGAGGAGTCAAGGATTTGCTGCGAATTCCGGATCGTAGAAAGGGCAGATCTAAATATGGTGCAGAAAGACCTAAATCGAAATGA